In the genome of Quercus robur chromosome 3, dhQueRobu3.1, whole genome shotgun sequence, one region contains:
- the LOC126716762 gene encoding uncharacterized protein LOC126716762 isoform X1 has translation MVKKKKKKLHRIVDIERMNNMQSENKKRVSAKGKINGSQWSDDSVNRGKGKQKQYPMQLQVDSAESFYNRLNELYESWGLNLVFNARETMLDLHLFYKEVTVRGGFHLYELVQDHLPLLPLGSAFEGHVIMLRMNLQDKVTKDRRWDEVAFALKLEGNNMKFHTQLQILYALFLYKFELTYFYREPAKAARASDCSGMKRKSGDNLFDFTTIEDNVVMKKMCKDNAFPLLPGPRTAEPKLSPQTPSKNKETKKRPGAQRGLRTAYHIFMKEECTRLRTFHGDSFKRQNVREMALIAWRSLSEKERQPYIDESMKERERVKEMAAFKEREKMKEMAAFSDCQNLQITKTHETCLDGDYHVTLETEVENFLVPDESTVNLAITMMNDPILQIDCFGSLDVPAEGSNLL, from the exons atggtgaagaagaagaagaagaagctgcaTAGAATTGTTGATATTGAAAGGATGAACAACATGCAAAGTGAAAACAAGAAGAGGGTATCAGCAAAGGGCAAGATCAACGGCTCACAATGGTCTGATGATAGTGTTAATCGTggcaaaggaaaacaaaaacagtacCCCATGCAGCTGCAGGTTGACTCTGCAGAGAGTTTCTACAACAGACTCAATGAGCTGTATGAGTCTTGGGGGCTGAACCTAGT CTTTAATGCAAGAGAAACAATGTTGGACTTGCATCTCTTTTACAAAGAAGTGACTGTTAGGGGAGGATTTCATCTG TATGAACTTGTTCAAGACCATCTCCCCTTGCTGCCCCTCGGCTCTGCCTTTGAAGGCCATGTAATTATGTTAAGAATGAATTTACAAGACAAG GTTACTAAGGATAGGAGATGGGATGAAGTTGCGTTTGCTCTTAAATTGGAAGGAAACAATATGAAGTTTCATACTCAACTTCAAATACTTTATGCACTTTTTCTGTACAAGTTTGAGCTAACTTACTTCTATAGGGAACCAGCAAAAGCAGCTAGAGCTTCAG ATTGCTCAGGAATGAAGCGGAAGAGTGGGGacaatttatttgattttacaaCTATTGAAGATAATGTAGTGATGAAGAAGATGTGCAAGGACAATGCTTTTCCATTGTTGCCAG GTCCTAGAACTGCAGAGCCAAAACTGTCCCCACAGACGCCATCCAAAAACAAAGAGACAAAGAAACGTCCAGGTGCTCAACGGGGGCTAAGGACTGCATATCACATCTTCATGAAGGAGGAATGTACTCGACTAAGGACTTTTCATGGGGACAGTTTCAAGCGCCAAAATGTCCGAGAAATGGCACTTATTGCATGGAGAAGCCTCTCCGAGAAGGAGCGACAG CCATATATCGACGAAAGTatgaaagaaagggaaagagtGAAAGAAATGGCTGCCttcaaagaaagggaaaaaatgaaagaaatggcAGCCTTCAGCGATTGCCAGAACCTGCAAATTACAAAGACTCATGAGACTTGCCTGGATGGTGACTACCATGTGACTTTGGAAACTGAGGTAGAGAACTTCCTTGTGCCTGATGAATCAACTGTCAACTTGGCCATTACAATGATGAATGACCCTATACTTCAGATTGACTGCTTTGGGTCTCTCGACGTACCAGCTGAAGGATCCAATTTGCTCTAG
- the LOC126716762 gene encoding high mobility group B protein 10-like isoform X2, translating into MVKKKKKKLHRIVDIERMNNMQSENKKRVSAKGKINGSQWSDDSVNRGKGKQKQYPMQLQVDSAESFYNRLNELYESWGLNLVFNARETMLDLHLFYKEVTVRGGFHLVTKDRRWDEVAFALKLEGNNMKFHTQLQILYALFLYKFELTYFYREPAKAARASDCSGMKRKSGDNLFDFTTIEDNVVMKKMCKDNAFPLLPGPRTAEPKLSPQTPSKNKETKKRPGAQRGLRTAYHIFMKEECTRLRTFHGDSFKRQNVREMALIAWRSLSEKERQPYIDESMKERERVKEMAAFKEREKMKEMAAFSDCQNLQITKTHETCLDGDYHVTLETEVENFLVPDESTVNLAITMMNDPILQIDCFGSLDVPAEGSNLL; encoded by the exons atggtgaagaagaagaagaagaagctgcaTAGAATTGTTGATATTGAAAGGATGAACAACATGCAAAGTGAAAACAAGAAGAGGGTATCAGCAAAGGGCAAGATCAACGGCTCACAATGGTCTGATGATAGTGTTAATCGTggcaaaggaaaacaaaaacagtacCCCATGCAGCTGCAGGTTGACTCTGCAGAGAGTTTCTACAACAGACTCAATGAGCTGTATGAGTCTTGGGGGCTGAACCTAGT CTTTAATGCAAGAGAAACAATGTTGGACTTGCATCTCTTTTACAAAGAAGTGACTGTTAGGGGAGGATTTCATCTG GTTACTAAGGATAGGAGATGGGATGAAGTTGCGTTTGCTCTTAAATTGGAAGGAAACAATATGAAGTTTCATACTCAACTTCAAATACTTTATGCACTTTTTCTGTACAAGTTTGAGCTAACTTACTTCTATAGGGAACCAGCAAAAGCAGCTAGAGCTTCAG ATTGCTCAGGAATGAAGCGGAAGAGTGGGGacaatttatttgattttacaaCTATTGAAGATAATGTAGTGATGAAGAAGATGTGCAAGGACAATGCTTTTCCATTGTTGCCAG GTCCTAGAACTGCAGAGCCAAAACTGTCCCCACAGACGCCATCCAAAAACAAAGAGACAAAGAAACGTCCAGGTGCTCAACGGGGGCTAAGGACTGCATATCACATCTTCATGAAGGAGGAATGTACTCGACTAAGGACTTTTCATGGGGACAGTTTCAAGCGCCAAAATGTCCGAGAAATGGCACTTATTGCATGGAGAAGCCTCTCCGAGAAGGAGCGACAG CCATATATCGACGAAAGTatgaaagaaagggaaagagtGAAAGAAATGGCTGCCttcaaagaaagggaaaaaatgaaagaaatggcAGCCTTCAGCGATTGCCAGAACCTGCAAATTACAAAGACTCATGAGACTTGCCTGGATGGTGACTACCATGTGACTTTGGAAACTGAGGTAGAGAACTTCCTTGTGCCTGATGAATCAACTGTCAACTTGGCCATTACAATGATGAATGACCCTATACTTCAGATTGACTGCTTTGGGTCTCTCGACGTACCAGCTGAAGGATCCAATTTGCTCTAG